One window from the genome of Acidimicrobiia bacterium encodes:
- the groL gene encoding chaperonin GroEL (60 kDa chaperone family; promotes refolding of misfolded polypeptides especially under stressful conditions; forms two stacked rings of heptamers to form a barrel-shaped 14mer; ends can be capped by GroES; misfolded proteins enter the barrel where they are refolded when GroES binds) translates to MAAKDLRFNEEARRGLEAGVDKLANVIKVTLGPKGRNVVLEKKWGSPTITNDGYTIAKEIELDDPWENMGAQLAKEVATKTNDVAGDGTTTATVLAQVMVHEGLRNVAAGANPIELRRGIASAVDKVVEFIAEIAEAIKATDSQKIEFVASNSAADTDVGEKLAEAMAKVGNEGVITVEDSQTFGIDLEFTEGMQFDKGYISPYFITDPDRQEAVLENPYILVANQKITAVHDLLPVLEKVMQAGKPLVVIAEDLEGEALATLVVNRLRGTFQSVAVKAPGFGERRKSMLQDIAILTGATVISEEVGLKLDGVTVDMLGKARKVVVTKDNTTVVEGSGSKADVGARIKQIRREIENSDSDWDREKLQERLAKLAGGVAVIKVGAATEVELKEKKHRIEDAIQATRAAVEEGILPGGGVALLRAQGAIDKMRGGTPDEKTGRAIVRRALEEPMRQIAFNAGYEGGVIVEKVRGLTGNVGFNAANGEYTDLIKAGIPDPAKVTRSTLQNAASIASMLITTEALIAERKEDKPSAPAMPGGGDMDF, encoded by the coding sequence ATGGCTGCAAAGGATCTGAGATTCAACGAGGAGGCCCGTAGGGGTCTCGAAGCAGGCGTCGACAAGCTGGCGAACGTGATCAAGGTGACGTTGGGCCCCAAGGGCCGCAACGTCGTCCTCGAGAAGAAGTGGGGCTCGCCCACCATCACGAACGACGGTTACACGATCGCCAAGGAAATCGAGCTGGATGACCCGTGGGAGAACATGGGCGCCCAGCTCGCCAAGGAAGTCGCCACCAAGACGAATGACGTCGCCGGTGATGGAACGACCACCGCAACGGTGCTCGCCCAGGTGATGGTCCACGAGGGCCTGCGCAACGTGGCCGCCGGGGCCAACCCGATCGAACTGCGGCGTGGCATCGCCAGCGCCGTCGACAAGGTCGTCGAGTTCATCGCCGAGATCGCCGAGGCGATCAAGGCGACCGACAGCCAGAAGATCGAGTTCGTCGCCTCCAACTCGGCTGCGGACACGGATGTCGGCGAGAAGCTCGCCGAAGCCATGGCCAAGGTCGGCAACGAGGGCGTGATCACGGTCGAGGACAGCCAGACGTTCGGCATCGACCTCGAATTCACCGAGGGCATGCAGTTCGACAAGGGCTACATCTCGCCGTACTTCATCACCGACCCGGATCGCCAGGAGGCGGTCTTGGAGAACCCGTACATCCTGGTGGCCAACCAGAAGATCACCGCGGTGCACGACCTGCTGCCCGTGCTCGAGAAGGTGATGCAGGCGGGCAAGCCGCTCGTCGTCATCGCCGAGGATCTCGAGGGCGAGGCCCTCGCCACGCTCGTGGTCAACCGGTTGCGCGGCACCTTCCAGTCGGTGGCCGTCAAGGCTCCCGGTTTCGGTGAGCGCCGCAAGTCCATGCTCCAGGACATCGCCATCCTCACGGGTGCCACGGTGATCTCGGAGGAGGTCGGGCTCAAGCTCGACGGCGTCACCGTCGACATGCTGGGCAAGGCGCGCAAGGTGGTCGTCACCAAGGACAACACGACCGTCGTCGAGGGATCTGGCTCGAAGGCAGACGTCGGCGCCCGGATCAAGCAGATCCGTCGTGAGATCGAGAACTCGGACTCCGACTGGGATCGCGAGAAGCTCCAGGAGCGTCTGGCCAAGCTGGCCGGCGGTGTAGCCGTCATCAAGGTCGGCGCCGCCACCGAGGTGGAACTCAAGGAAAAGAAGCACCGTATCGAGGACGCCATCCAGGCGACTCGTGCCGCGGTCGAGGAGGGCATCCTCCCGGGCGGCGGTGTGGCGCTCCTACGTGCCCAGGGGGCCATCGACAAGATGCGCGGCGGCACGCCCGACGAGAAGACGGGCCGCGCCATCGTGCGTCGTGCTCTCGAGGAGCCGATGCGCCAGATCGCGTTCAACGCCGGCTACGAGGGTGGCGTGATCGTGGAGAAGGTGCGTGGCCTCACCGGCAACGTCGGCTTCAACGCCGCCAACGGTGAGTACACGGACCTCATCAAGGCCGGGATCCCCGATCCCGCCAAGGTGACCCGTTCCACGCTCCAGAACGCGGCGTCGATCGCCTCGATGCTCATCACCACCGAGGCGCTCATCGCCGAGCGCAAGGAAGACAAGCCCTCGGCCCCGGCCATGCCCGGCGGCGGAGACATGGACTTCTAA
- a CDS encoding GNAT family protein → MPSRLAAQSRYTPRLELRPFRRRDLDSLLEAVTESKSQLEPWLPWAADRYRRADALRFIRDSAAAWVDGRAFDMTIRPLDDPERHLGNISVWHTSRREQSGEIGYWVRTSVGSQGIATEAGARVVQAAFEELELHRVTLRIAVGNRASERIAEKLGFVQEGVLRREVLVRGEWVDHSLWALLDDEYPREQPRYVEEGWLGE, encoded by the coding sequence ATGCCTTCACGGCTGGCCGCACAATCGCGCTACACGCCACGACTGGAGCTGCGGCCCTTTCGTCGGCGCGATCTCGACTCCCTACTCGAGGCCGTCACCGAATCCAAGTCCCAACTGGAACCGTGGCTCCCATGGGCAGCCGACCGCTATCGCCGCGCGGATGCCCTCCGTTTCATCCGTGACTCGGCGGCGGCGTGGGTCGATGGGCGAGCCTTCGACATGACGATCCGCCCCCTCGACGATCCCGAGCGCCACCTGGGCAACATCTCGGTGTGGCACACCTCCCGTCGCGAGCAGTCGGGTGAGATCGGATACTGGGTGCGGACCTCGGTCGGCAGTCAGGGCATCGCCACCGAAGCCGGAGCGCGGGTGGTGCAGGCCGCCTTCGAAGAACTCGAACTGCACCGGGTGACCCTGCGCATCGCGGTGGGCAACCGGGCGAGTGAGCGCATCGCCGAAAAACTCGGTTTCGTCCAGGAAGGCGTCCTGCGCCGTGAAGTCCTCGTCCGCGGCGAATGGGTGGACCACTCCCTCTGGGCCCTCCTCGACGACGAGTACCCCCGCGAGCAGCCACGGTATGTCGAAGAGGGGTGGCTCGGCGAGTAG
- a CDS encoding CoA pyrophosphatase, translated as MTDLWAPLASLPSVASPSGVRAAVLVPIYEDDGRLRVIMTQRPEEMRSHPGDVVFPGGMIEPGDADPIACAIREASEEVGLPARNVIEILGGLSPVNTRSVTMKIVPVVARVERPAELVPQPDEVAAIFEPSIDELLDDDAWRTTDWGGRTMWFYEFPNAVLWGATAFMVRDLLEYFRNA; from the coding sequence ATGACCGACCTGTGGGCCCCCCTCGCTTCGCTGCCGTCGGTGGCGAGTCCGTCAGGGGTGCGGGCTGCCGTCCTCGTGCCGATCTATGAGGACGACGGGCGGTTGCGGGTCATCATGACGCAACGGCCTGAGGAAATGCGCAGCCATCCGGGCGATGTCGTGTTCCCCGGTGGGATGATCGAACCAGGTGACGCCGACCCGATCGCTTGCGCCATCAGGGAGGCTTCCGAGGAGGTGGGACTCCCGGCCCGCAACGTCATCGAGATCCTGGGCGGTCTCAGCCCGGTGAACACCCGGTCGGTGACGATGAAGATCGTCCCCGTGGTCGCCCGGGTGGAACGCCCCGCCGAACTGGTGCCGCAGCCCGACGAAGTCGCCGCCATCTTCGAGCCGAGCATCGACGAGCTGCTCGACGACGATGCCTGGCGCACCACCGACTGGGGCGGTCGCACCATGTGGTTCTACGAATTCCCCAACGCGGTGCTGTGGGGAGCCACCGCGTTCATGGTGCGAGACCTGTTGGAGTACTTCAGGAACGCGTAG
- a CDS encoding arsenate reductase ArsC, translating into MTATPRIVFLCVHNAGRSQMAAAFARELGGDRVEVFSGGSDPGAHVNPSAVAAMLEVGIDMSETKPAKWTDDVIGDADVVVTMGCGDECPYFPGVVYRDWELDDPSGLPLEDIRPLRDEIKERVKALLKEFDALR; encoded by the coding sequence GTGACCGCCACGCCCCGCATCGTCTTCCTTTGCGTCCACAACGCAGGGCGATCGCAGATGGCTGCGGCGTTCGCTCGGGAGTTGGGCGGCGACCGGGTAGAGGTGTTCTCCGGTGGGTCCGATCCCGGCGCCCATGTCAATCCCAGTGCGGTTGCCGCCATGCTCGAGGTCGGCATCGACATGTCGGAGACGAAGCCAGCGAAGTGGACCGACGACGTCATCGGCGACGCCGACGTCGTGGTCACCATGGGCTGCGGAGACGAGTGTCCCTACTTCCCCGGCGTCGTCTACCGCGACTGGGAACTGGACGACCCCTCGGGCCTACCCCTCGAGGACATCCGCCCGCTCAGGGATGAGATCAAAGAGCGTGTGAAAGCGTTGTTGAAGGAGTTCGACGCGCTCCGTTAA
- a CDS encoding DUF554 domain-containing protein produces MSLPIGTLVNVVTVLVGGAIGAVAGSRFPERFRTTLMATLGLITAALGIRETMATGEFPLVIAAVLVGVLLGESLRIEQGLERFGRFLQSRVSSEDLSGGGQRRFSEGFVLASLVFCVGPLTVVGSIRDGLGDHEMLLVKAALDGFASIAFAAVYGWGVALAAMTVAVVQGGLAVAGGALDGLLTDPMIDALATAGGILLLGIALRLLDLKQVRVANMLPAIALAPLFVAWWGA; encoded by the coding sequence ATGAGCCTCCCGATCGGCACCCTGGTGAACGTCGTGACCGTGCTCGTCGGGGGTGCCATAGGAGCCGTCGCCGGCAGTCGCTTCCCCGAGCGGTTCCGCACCACCCTGATGGCAACGCTCGGCCTCATCACCGCCGCACTCGGGATTCGCGAGACGATGGCCACCGGCGAATTCCCGCTCGTCATCGCCGCCGTCCTCGTCGGTGTGCTCCTGGGAGAGAGCCTGCGGATCGAACAGGGATTGGAGCGCTTCGGCCGGTTCCTCCAATCACGAGTCTCGTCCGAAGACCTCTCCGGAGGCGGCCAGCGGAGGTTCAGCGAAGGCTTCGTCCTCGCCTCTCTGGTGTTCTGCGTGGGACCGCTCACCGTCGTCGGGTCCATCCGCGACGGGCTCGGAGATCACGAGATGCTGCTGGTGAAGGCGGCGCTCGACGGATTCGCCTCGATCGCCTTTGCCGCCGTCTACGGGTGGGGGGTGGCACTGGCGGCGATGACCGTCGCCGTCGTCCAGGGCGGCCTGGCCGTCGCCGGAGGAGCGCTCGACGGACTCCTCACCGACCCGATGATCGATGCCCTGGCAACGGCCGGCGGGATATTGCTGCTCGGCATTGCGCTGCGCCTCCTCGACCTGAAGCAGGTCAGGGTGGCGAACATGCTGCCGGCCATCGCGCTGGCACCGCTGTTCGTGGCGTGGTGGGGCGCGTAG
- a CDS encoding HEAT repeat domain-containing protein, with amino-acid sequence MSAGTEPRAAVAELELVAAASAHLTETVAVQLPFEGVVALKSALKRFFSHAPWDENDAERLSNLVTPHLSEGWWVHDLGHGLTLEHGIRDGRYTLAVTGEPPSMTTLFQRAFSGPVRPEQTPHPRKIKFTVGGTPAPGVWHRRGEDVEDERVRALMDDEDVSDVMVAGDFVTVGLRPSADWEERLDDVLERVTELFWIGDAGTPPVRTREQLLEEAGRRHTTPIRAEDLHLMDPDDQPQQQTLVEALASSEPRRRRAAVVTLALSGDEAVATAAIVTGYRDPTRMVRRAAVDAAADREDDAFRPLFEEAVFDTDAWTRWRAVKAIAALGIGPSEETMILAAVDEDFRVRFEATAALEGRR; translated from the coding sequence GTGTCCGCCGGAACCGAGCCCCGCGCCGCCGTCGCCGAACTGGAATTGGTCGCCGCCGCATCGGCGCACCTCACGGAGACGGTGGCCGTCCAGCTGCCGTTCGAGGGGGTGGTGGCGCTGAAGTCAGCACTCAAGCGGTTCTTCTCACACGCTCCGTGGGATGAGAACGACGCCGAGCGGCTCAGCAACCTGGTGACTCCGCACCTCTCCGAAGGATGGTGGGTCCACGACCTCGGCCATGGCCTCACGCTGGAGCACGGGATCCGCGACGGCCGCTACACCCTGGCCGTGACCGGGGAGCCACCCAGCATGACGACCCTGTTCCAACGGGCGTTCTCCGGGCCGGTCCGACCCGAGCAGACGCCGCATCCCCGCAAGATCAAATTCACCGTCGGCGGGACCCCCGCCCCGGGTGTCTGGCATCGCCGAGGCGAGGACGTCGAGGACGAGCGGGTCCGCGCCCTCATGGACGACGAGGACGTGTCGGACGTGATGGTGGCCGGTGACTTCGTCACCGTCGGGCTGCGCCCGTCGGCCGATTGGGAGGAGCGACTCGACGACGTCCTCGAACGGGTCACCGAGCTGTTCTGGATCGGCGACGCAGGCACTCCCCCGGTTCGCACCCGGGAACAGCTGCTCGAGGAGGCGGGACGTCGTCACACGACGCCCATCCGCGCCGAGGATCTGCACCTGATGGACCCCGACGACCAGCCGCAACAGCAGACGCTGGTCGAGGCGCTCGCCTCGTCGGAGCCGAGGCGACGCCGGGCAGCCGTCGTCACCCTGGCGCTGTCCGGGGACGAGGCGGTGGCCACCGCGGCCATCGTCACCGGCTACCGGGATCCGACCCGGATGGTGCGACGAGCCGCCGTGGATGCCGCAGCCGACCGGGAGGACGATGCGTTCCGACCCCTCTTCGAGGAAGCCGTCTTCGACACCGACGCGTGGACCCGCTGGCGTGCGGTAAAGGCGATCGCCGCCCTCGGCATCGGCCCGAGCGAGGAGACCATGATCCTCGCCGCCGTCGACGAGGACTTCCGGGTGCGCTTCGAGGCGACGGCAGCCCTGGAGGGACGACGATGA
- the trpS gene encoding tryptophan--tRNA ligase, translated as MERKTAFSGLQPTGNIHVGNYLGALRNWVRLQEEYDCIYCIVDLHAITQDYDTGAFAKERQGAAKVLIACGVDPERSLFYYQSQVPQHTELAWILGTITGTGQLARMTQYKDKADDSGSNLGLFAYPVLMAADILLYRAHAVPVGEDQKQHLELTRDLAERFNHRFGDEFPIPEPIIPEVGARIMSLQDPTQKMSKSDPDESSRILVLDSPDEVRAKLKRAVTDSETEVRLDWENKPGVSNLLEIMSLFTGRPIADLETEFGRGGYGKFKEAVAEAVIDGLAPIRARHRELADADVDRIMQRGALDARTRAEGFQQRVRKLVGL; from the coding sequence ATGGAACGCAAGACCGCTTTTTCCGGCCTGCAGCCCACGGGCAACATCCACGTGGGCAACTACCTGGGTGCCCTGCGCAACTGGGTGCGGCTTCAGGAGGAGTACGACTGCATCTATTGCATCGTCGATCTTCACGCCATCACACAGGACTACGACACCGGCGCATTCGCCAAGGAGCGCCAGGGGGCCGCCAAGGTCCTGATCGCCTGTGGCGTCGACCCCGAGAGGTCGCTGTTCTACTACCAGAGCCAGGTGCCCCAGCACACCGAGCTGGCGTGGATCCTCGGCACGATCACCGGAACCGGTCAGCTCGCTCGCATGACCCAGTACAAGGACAAGGCCGACGACTCGGGCTCCAATCTTGGCCTGTTTGCCTACCCGGTCCTCATGGCCGCCGACATCCTCCTCTACAGGGCGCACGCGGTGCCGGTCGGAGAGGATCAGAAGCAGCACCTGGAGTTGACCCGCGACCTCGCCGAGCGCTTCAACCATCGCTTTGGTGACGAGTTCCCGATCCCCGAGCCGATCATCCCCGAGGTCGGGGCTCGGATCATGTCGCTCCAGGATCCCACCCAGAAGATGTCGAAGTCGGACCCGGACGAGTCGAGCCGCATCCTCGTGCTCGACAGCCCGGACGAGGTCCGCGCCAAGCTGAAGCGGGCCGTCACCGACTCGGAGACCGAGGTCCGGTTGGACTGGGAGAACAAGCCCGGCGTGTCCAATCTGCTCGAGATCATGTCGCTGTTCACCGGCAGGCCGATCGCCGACCTCGAGACCGAGTTCGGGAGGGGCGGATACGGCAAGTTCAAGGAGGCGGTTGCCGAGGCGGTGATCGACGGGCTGGCGCCGATTCGCGCTCGACACCGGGAACTCGCCGACGCCGACGTCGATCGGATCATGCAGCGCGGTGCTCTTGACGCTCGCACCCGAGCCGAAGGCTTCCAACAGCGGGTGCGCAAGCTCGTCGGCCTCTGA
- a CDS encoding amidohydrolase family protein → MVDWRDEDPGLPIKLGPVSNGEFLPEPLSPTVTEALRAARAQCDRAADRLSIDRREFLKMAAASAITLYFLDRFTSRAEAHPGGRFVIPRDALWEPAAAEVRLSGDEFIMDVQGHLLEYDLNPATRGRRFWGSQFPQVNCGDDDPRACFSMTHFMEEMFLRSDTSMAVVSALPIHPEGSPLPIEVMDETRRVALGLSRDDRILLHAQALPQVGNIDATLEEMEATAARYPVAGWKTFTHFRDPQTGNRFWLDDHESGMPFVGRSFIEKSLELGINIICVHKGLSGGDRYASPVDIGAVARDYPDMNFVVYHCGFEVSVSEGPYTESTRDVGVNRFISSLVDNGIGPGSNVYGELGSTWWYLMRTPTQAAHVLGKLLTYLGEDRILWGTDSIFYGSPQDQIEAMRAFEITPSFRDRYEYPKLTPYVKRKIFGLSAADLYGVEPERRWWSFDRDDIRDLRRTFPDGNKPWGPATIEEFRRFHEYHQGWA, encoded by the coding sequence ATGGTGGATTGGCGAGACGAGGATCCCGGTCTCCCGATCAAGCTCGGCCCCGTCTCCAACGGCGAGTTCCTACCGGAGCCGCTCTCACCGACCGTCACCGAGGCTCTGCGCGCGGCGCGGGCGCAGTGTGATCGGGCTGCCGACAGGCTCAGCATCGACCGTCGCGAGTTTCTCAAGATGGCAGCTGCTTCCGCGATCACCCTCTACTTCCTCGACCGTTTCACGTCCAGAGCCGAGGCGCATCCGGGCGGTCGCTTCGTCATACCCCGGGATGCCCTCTGGGAGCCTGCGGCTGCTGAGGTCCGGCTCTCCGGTGACGAATTCATCATGGACGTGCAGGGCCACCTGTTGGAGTACGACCTGAATCCGGCGACCAGGGGCCGCCGCTTTTGGGGAAGCCAGTTTCCACAGGTGAACTGTGGGGACGACGACCCCAGGGCCTGTTTCTCGATGACGCACTTCATGGAGGAGATGTTCCTGCGGTCCGACACGTCGATGGCGGTGGTGTCCGCCTTGCCCATCCACCCGGAAGGGAGCCCGCTGCCGATCGAGGTGATGGACGAGACCCGCCGGGTCGCCCTCGGGCTCAGCCGTGACGACCGGATCCTGCTCCATGCCCAGGCACTACCCCAGGTGGGCAACATCGACGCGACGCTCGAGGAGATGGAGGCGACGGCCGCTCGATATCCGGTCGCCGGCTGGAAGACCTTCACTCACTTTCGTGATCCGCAGACCGGCAACCGGTTCTGGCTCGACGACCACGAGTCCGGGATGCCGTTCGTCGGGCGATCCTTCATCGAGAAGTCGCTGGAGTTGGGGATCAACATCATCTGTGTCCACAAGGGCTTGTCGGGTGGAGACCGCTACGCCTCGCCGGTGGACATCGGTGCCGTCGCTCGCGACTACCCGGACATGAACTTCGTCGTCTACCACTGCGGGTTCGAGGTGTCGGTCTCAGAGGGCCCGTATACCGAGTCGACGCGTGATGTGGGGGTCAACCGGTTCATCTCCTCGCTCGTCGACAACGGGATCGGGCCGGGTAGCAACGTGTATGGCGAGTTGGGCTCGACCTGGTGGTACCTGATGCGGACCCCGACGCAGGCCGCGCACGTTCTCGGGAAGCTGCTCACCTACCTGGGCGAGGACCGAATCCTTTGGGGCACCGACTCGATCTTCTATGGCTCGCCCCAGGATCAGATCGAGGCGATGCGGGCTTTCGAGATCACGCCGTCCTTCCGCGATCGGTACGAGTACCCGAAGCTGACGCCCTACGTGAAACGCAAGATCTTCGGTCTCAGTGCCGCTGATCTGTATGGGGTCGAGCCGGAGCGCCGGTGGTGGTCGTTCGACCGAGATGACATTCGCGACCTGCGGCGGACCTTCCCCGACGGGAACAAGCCATGGGGGCCAGCGACCATCGAGGAATTCCGGCGCTTTCACGAGTATCACCAGGGGTGGGCCTAA
- a CDS encoding GuaB3 family IMP dehydrogenase-related protein — protein sequence MDVEIGIGKVGRRAWGLDDIAIVPSRRTRDPDDVDISWEVDAYTFDLPFLGSAMDSAISPATAVQIGRLGGVGVLNLEGLWTRYADPEPLLDEIAALPADKATRRMQEIYLEPIDPDLITERIAEMKKSGVVTAASLTPQRVAEYAPTTVKAGLDLLVIQGTVVSAEHVSTRSEPLNLKEFIADFDLPVIVGGCASFSTALHLMRTGAVGVLVGVGPGAACTTRGVLGVGVPQATAIADAAGARIRYLDETGRYVHVIADGGMRTGGDIAKAIACGADAVMLGSPIAAATEAPGRGFHWGMAAFHPTLPRGTRVEVGDLGTLEEILVGPAHENDGRRNLFGGLRVSMATTGYADLKEFQKAEVMVAPALRTEGKSLQRDQRVGMG from the coding sequence ATGGACGTCGAGATCGGGATCGGGAAGGTGGGTCGTCGGGCATGGGGCCTCGACGACATTGCCATCGTTCCCAGCCGCCGCACCCGGGACCCCGATGACGTCGACATCTCGTGGGAGGTGGACGCCTACACCTTCGACCTCCCGTTCTTGGGTTCGGCGATGGATTCGGCGATCAGCCCGGCGACCGCCGTGCAGATCGGTCGGCTCGGCGGTGTGGGGGTCCTCAACCTCGAAGGGTTGTGGACCCGGTACGCCGATCCCGAACCGCTCCTGGATGAGATCGCGGCGTTGCCCGCCGACAAGGCGACCCGCCGGATGCAGGAGATCTACCTGGAGCCGATCGATCCCGACCTGATCACCGAGCGCATCGCCGAGATGAAGAAGAGCGGCGTGGTCACCGCGGCAAGCCTCACGCCGCAGCGTGTCGCCGAGTACGCCCCGACGACGGTGAAAGCCGGGTTGGACCTGCTCGTCATCCAGGGAACCGTGGTGTCCGCGGAGCACGTGTCCACCCGCAGCGAGCCCCTCAACCTCAAGGAGTTCATCGCCGACTTCGACCTCCCTGTGATCGTGGGCGGCTGCGCCTCGTTCTCCACCGCCTTGCACCTGATGCGGACCGGGGCCGTGGGGGTTTTGGTGGGGGTGGGACCGGGGGCGGCGTGCACCACCCGTGGCGTCCTCGGCGTCGGGGTTCCACAGGCGACAGCCATCGCCGATGCCGCAGGAGCCAGGATTCGCTACCTCGATGAGACCGGTCGGTATGTCCATGTCATCGCCGACGGCGGTATGCGCACCGGTGGGGACATCGCCAAGGCGATCGCCTGCGGAGCCGATGCGGTGATGCTGGGCTCGCCGATCGCTGCCGCCACCGAAGCCCCGGGGCGGGGTTTCCACTGGGGGATGGCGGCCTTCCATCCCACCCTGCCGAGAGGCACCCGCGTCGAGGTGGGCGACCTGGGCACCCTCGAGGAGATCCTGGTGGGGCCCGCCCACGAGAATGACGGCCGCCGGAACCTGTTCGGTGGGCTCAGGGTGTCGATGGCCACCACCGGCTATGCCGATCTCAAGGAGTTCCAGAAGGCCGAGGTGATGGTCGCCCCGGCCCTCCGGACCGAGGGGAAGAGCCTCCAGCGTGATCAGCGCGTCGGCATGGGTTGA
- the guaA gene encoding glutamine-hydrolyzing GMP synthase produces the protein MPTSQRVLVVDFGAQYAQLIARRVREARVFSEIVPREVTAAEVEAAAPIAIILSGGPASVYADDAYRLDPGIFDLGIPVMGICYGHQVIADTLGGTVERTDAAEFGRTPITVADRTGLFSGLPAAHEVWMSHRDAVVRPPDGFTVTAATPGSPVAAMESVGRRIVGVQFHPEVAHSPHGQAVLERFLYDVCGASPSWTAESIVDQAVARVAAQVGDAEVICALSGGVDSAVAAAIVHRAVGDRLTCVFVDHGLLREGERAQVEAAFRAALDVPLEVVDASDRFIDALAGVTDPEEKRRIVGEAFIRVFEEFARRHRGARFLVQGTLYPDVIESGSRDAARIKSHHNVGGLPEDMDFELVEPLRDLFKDEVRAAGEELGLPEAMVWRQPFPGPGLAVRIIGEVTRERLSILRAADAIVTEEIRKAGLEREVWQAFGVLPAIRSVGVQGDTRTYAHPLILRAVSSEDAMTADWVRLPYEVLEAISSRVINEVDGINRVAYDISSKPPATIEWE, from the coding sequence GTGCCGACCAGCCAACGGGTCCTCGTCGTCGACTTCGGTGCCCAATACGCCCAGCTGATCGCCCGACGCGTGCGCGAGGCCCGCGTCTTCTCGGAGATCGTCCCCCGGGAGGTGACGGCAGCTGAGGTGGAGGCGGCGGCACCGATCGCCATCATCCTGTCCGGCGGCCCTGCCTCGGTCTACGCCGACGATGCCTACCGGCTCGATCCCGGGATATTCGACCTCGGCATCCCGGTCATGGGCATCTGTTACGGCCACCAGGTGATCGCCGACACCCTCGGCGGCACGGTGGAGCGCACCGACGCGGCCGAGTTCGGTCGAACGCCGATCACCGTCGCCGACCGGACCGGGCTGTTCTCGGGGCTACCCGCCGCCCACGAGGTGTGGATGAGCCACCGGGACGCCGTGGTGAGACCCCCCGACGGGTTTACCGTCACCGCGGCGACGCCGGGGTCTCCGGTAGCCGCCATGGAGTCTGTGGGCCGCCGGATCGTCGGTGTGCAGTTCCACCCCGAGGTGGCGCACAGCCCTCATGGTCAGGCGGTGCTGGAGCGCTTCCTCTACGACGTGTGCGGTGCGTCGCCGTCATGGACCGCGGAGTCGATCGTGGACCAGGCGGTGGCTCGGGTCGCCGCCCAGGTCGGCGACGCCGAGGTGATCTGTGCGCTTTCGGGCGGCGTCGACTCGGCTGTGGCCGCGGCGATCGTCCATCGCGCCGTCGGCGATCGTCTCACCTGTGTCTTCGTCGATCACGGTCTGTTGCGCGAGGGTGAGCGGGCACAGGTGGAGGCGGCCTTTCGTGCGGCGCTCGACGTGCCCCTGGAGGTGGTCGACGCGTCGGACCGCTTCATCGATGCGCTCGCCGGTGTCACCGACCCCGAGGAGAAGCGCCGCATCGTCGGGGAGGCCTTCATCAGGGTGTTCGAGGAGTTCGCGCGACGGCACCGCGGCGCTCGCTTCCTGGTCCAGGGCACGCTTTATCCCGATGTCATCGAGTCGGGGAGCCGGGATGCGGCCCGGATCAAGAGCCACCACAACGTCGGGGGGCTGCCCGAGGACATGGACTTCGAGCTCGTGGAGCCGCTGCGTGACCTGTTCAAGGACGAGGTACGGGCCGCCGGCGAGGAGCTCGGCCTACCGGAGGCCATGGTGTGGCGGCAGCCCTTCCCGGGTCCCGGTCTCGCGGTGAGGATCATCGGCGAGGTGACCCGTGAGCGTCTCTCCATCCTGCGTGCTGCCGACGCAATCGTCACCGAGGAGATCCGCAAGGCGGGGCTGGAACGCGAGGTGTGGCAGGCGTTCGGGGTCCTTCCGGCGATTCGGTCCGTGGGCGTCCAGGGGGATACCAGGACCTACGCCCATCCGCTCATCCTGCGGGCGGTGTCCTCCGAGGACGCCATGACCGCAGACTGGGTGCGGCTGCCCTACGAGGTGCTGGAAGCGATCTCGTCGAGGGTGATCAACGAGGTAGACGGGATCAACCGGGTGGCCTACGACATCTCGTCGAAGCCGCCGGCGACGATCGAGTGGGAATAG